Part of the Halodesulfurarchaeum formicicum genome is shown below.
GGTGTCGGCGTGGCAGAGCAGCTTGCAAAAGAGGGTCACGATGTCACCATTGTCACGACATCGTACCACCCCGGTGATCAATTAGAGGGATCGAACGTTCCTCCATTCCTTGAATCCCTGGTTGATCTGAACATCGAGACCAAAGAGCACGCCACGGTGGTCGGGTACGAGGACAAATTAGTCCAGGCAATGAACGTTTACTCACAGGAGATCGAGTCGATCGAAGCCGATTCGCTGGTTGTCGCGAATCGCCGCCAAGCACGGGACGATTTCGCCCACCAATTGAGAGACCAGGTAGACATTCCAGTCCACTCGATTGGAGACAGCGTGGCACCGCGCCTGGTGGATAAAGCAATTTACGACGGTGAAACACTGGCCCGAGAACTATGAGTGAACAACTGATCGTCGTTCCGGAGTGGGATGGATGTTCGGTCCTCGGTGAAGCCCAGCGACTCAAAGAACGATTGGAAGCGACCAGCGATTCGGATGTCGATGTGGTTGTGATCACGATGGACGGCATTCACGACATGTCGGAACTCGATGTATCCGCCGCAGATGAGCATCTGACCCTTCGATTACGCTCCGGTGAATTCGAACCGAGTACCACCACTGTGTCTGTCCGCGTGCGGGCATTACAGGACATCGTAACTGACCGAGATCCGCTCGGGGTCTTTTTCCCCAGCACCCCTGACGGCGACGAAATGGCAGCTACTCTTGCATCCACAACAGGTGGGGCTGGTCTCTTGGATTCACTGCTCGAAGTGAAAAACGGTGAACTGATCGGGCATCGCCCAGTGTTTGATAAACGAGCCCTCGTGACCTTTGAGGTTGAGAACCGTCCGCTTGTCGCCTCACTCTCCATGGATGGGCTACCGGAACCCAGTAGCGGAGCAGAAACGCCCCCTGTCCAACACAGCATCGAAGTCGAAGGAGTGGCTGAAGAGGGCGTTGAACGGCTCCGGACAATAGAAGTCCCCGAAAAGGACATCTCGAAAGCAAAAGTGGTTGTGGCAGGTGGGGACGGCCTCGAAAGTCGTGATGACTTCCAGGTTATCCGATCCCTTGCTGACTCACTCAATGCGACTGTTGGAGCGTCTCGACCACTTGTCGATGAGGGGTGGGTTGCCCACGACCGGCAGATCGGTGTTACGGGCAAGTCTGTTGATGCGGACCTGTATGTCCCTGTTGCCATTTCCGGTGATCCCTATCACTTGGACGACGTCCAGGCGGAACATATTCTGGCAATTAATACCGATCCCAACGCTCGCGTTTTCGATATGGCGGATATTGGGGTTTTGGGTGATTTCGAAACGTATGGACCGAAACTAACCGAAGCTATCCAAGCAACGCATGCTACTAATTCAAGCGACGCTGAAGAACCAAGGGGTGAGGAGTGATGGTCGACTTTGACGTAATCGTCGTCGGTGCCGGGCGAGCGGGGACTGCAGCAGCGTACAAACTCGCCGAACACGGCATCGACGTCGCCCTCGTTGAGCGGGCGAAAGAGGCTGGGATGAAGAACGTGACCGGTGGCGTTCTTTACGGGGACGTGCTCAGCGAGTTGGTCCCAGAGTTCCCGGATCAGGCCCCGCTTGGGAGACATGTCGTAGAGCATAACGTTCGTATCCTCAACGAAGGCACGTCTATTGGGATCAGTTATCGGGATCCGGCCATTCTCGACGAGCCCAATTACACGATCCAGGTTGGGCGGTTTGACCAATGGTTCGTGAAGAAAGCCGAGGAGAAGGGTGCCGTGTTCATTCCGGAAACGACAGTTCGGGATGTTTCTCAACGAGGCGAGGAAGTTCTCGTCGAAACAGATCGCACTGGGGGAGACCTCACTTGCAAGGCCGTCGTTGGTGCGGACGGAGTTAACACCACAGTTGGTCGCGTCGCTGGGATCCGAGAAACAGTCCGGAATGAAAACGTTGGCCAGTCCGTCAAACACGTGATCGATCTCGATAAGTCGACAATCAATGAGCGTTTCAACCTGGAACCTGGCGAAGGTGCCGCATACGCTTTCGAAGGCTTTCCTGAAGGGGTCCCTGGGCTCGGATACTTCCTCTATACATTTGAATCGAGTATTGCGGTCGGTGCCGTCGCGAGCATGAGTTCCCTCGAAAAGTATGGAAAGCAGGGTTATAGTGGTCGCGGCACCCCGTTGTATGATCTCTTGGACCGGTTCAAAGAGCTCAAGGCGGTCAAACCACTCGTCGAAGGGGGTTCAACTACTGAATACCAGGGAATCCTCGTGCCGAAGTACAAGTACTCCAACCTCCCCCAACGATACGACGACCGAATTAGCCTCGTTGGTGATGCCGCCGGCCTGACCCTGAACAAGGGGTTCACGTTCCGAGGGTTGGACTTCGGTATTAAGAGCGGGATGTGTGCCGCCGAGGCGGCGATCGGTAGCGATCAAAATCAGGACTGGGATAGCTTTGGCCAGCGGTACGATAAACTTCTCAACAACTCCTATGTGATGACCGAGATGAAACAACATAGGGGAATCCCGTCGGTGGTTGAGAACGAGAAGTTCTTCGACGAGTATCCGGCAGTCGCTCGCGAGGTCCTCGAACACACGTTCTCGACGAGTGGGGACGCCTCGGGACTGACCTGGCGCCAAGCACTGCGGAGTTTGCGCAAGCGAGATATCAAGTTGCGAGGTGTACTGGCAGATGGATGGAAAGCGGTACGGTCATTTTGACAAACTATGTTCCACATACAACAGACTACAAACGGCGATGGAGTTATTCACCGGATAGACATGCGTACAAAAGGAACTACCACCGTCCGGCTCAATGGAGGCGAACACCAATGTCAGTAGAAAAAGATCTGGAAACAGTCGAATGGGATGTGGGAGAAGAGGGACACATTACCGTCGATAACTCCGAGTGTGTCGACTGTGAGGAGAAACCGTGTCTGCATCTCTGTCCAGCACAGTGTTTTGACTACCAGGAAGAGCGGGAAGGTGGGATCTACTTCTCGTACGAGCACTGTATCGAATGCGGTTCCTGTATGGTTTTCTGTGCCAACGATCCGGATCGGGGAGCCGTTTCGTGGACGAAGCCTGATGGTGGTAAAGGAGTGGAGTACGATCTAGGATGATGAACGCAATCGTTCCAATCCGCCCCGCTCCGCACAAGGTCCTCCCGGACACGGAGTCTGAGGGGGTGCAAACCCGACGCTGGCTAGCGAACAAGACAGATCTGGTGGCGCTCGAAGCTGCCCAACAGCACGCGGAGCATGTCACCGTTCTCGGGATTGGCGATGAACGTGCAAAAGACGCTGTCAAAGCGGGGCTACGGGCGGGTGCTGATGAAGCCATTCATGTCGAGTATGACCCCATCGAAGACCCGATTGGGGAAAAATATGGGACGGTTCTCGGAAAGGTTATTGAGCAGGAGGAGCCCGAAACAGTATTCATCGGTGACGAGGCACCGACGATGGATATCGAGGTGATCACAACCACAGCAGCTGATCTGGGATGGCGATCAACAACGGGCGTGACCGGAATCGGCACGGAGGACGTTGATGGTCACTACGAGTCCGACCATGATCTCCTCGTTCAACGACGTGTCGCGTTGGGTGAACAGGAGATAGTTGGTCTCAATACTCCCGTTGTTTTGGGGATCGATTCCGGATTTGCCAACCCCTCACGTGGATCTATGGACTCTGTACTCGCTGCCCAAAGAGCGTCCATTCGAACGCTTCCACTGGACGAGATTGTGCCCGGGGAATCGCGCTTTTCCATGAGTATTGGTTCCCTTAGTGTCCGTGACATCCACGCGTACGAGCGTGTGGGTCATGGGGCACCACCACGGCACGGGTCCGTCGAACAGCGAATCCACCAGATCATGGGCGATACAGATTCGGATGAACAAACCGCTGGGGAAATAATCGACGACTCGCCGGAGCACGCAATCGATCAAGTAGTGTCGTACCTTGAGGCCAATGAGGTACTCTAATTGAACGACGATGCCTCAGTATAACTTTGATGACCGGGTTGCGTTCGTGACGGGGGCCGCTCGTGGCGTTGGTCGGAAGACCGCAGAACGGTACGCTGAGGCAGGTGCAGACGTGATTGTTACCGACATATGCTCGGAGATTTCAACGCTTCCGTACGATCTTGGTACCAGGGCAGATCTTGAGAGAACTGCTGATTTGGTTCGTGATACTGGTTCTGAGGCACTCGTAATTCCAGTTGACGTGCGTGATGCTTCAGCCGTTCGAGACGCTGTCGAAACGGGGGTTGATCGATTTGGTCATATCGACTTTTTGGCCGCTAATGCTGGTGTCTGGGACAGTCGTCCGTTTGCTGACGTTGACGAGGCGCTATTCGAATTGGTCATCGATACTAACTTGAAAGGTGCCTGGTTGTCGGCTAAATACATCGCCAGACAAGCAATTCAGCACGAGAAACAGGCGAGTATCGTAATCACGTCCTCGATTTTGGGGCAAGTGGGCGCGGCTTGGTCTGCCCATTACTCGGCGTCAAAACACGGGATCATCGGATTTACGAAATCACTGGCGCTTGAACTCGGCGAATATGGGATCCGGGCCAATGTAGTGAGTCCGACCGGAATCGATACGCCAATGGTTGAAAAAATGGTCGAATCACTCGGGACCGAACCCTTCGATAGAATTTCGGGCCCCGTTGGCCCGATGAATCTCCTCGATGGGAACCTGCTCGACCCGCAAGACGTTGCTGAAGCGCATCTCTGGCTTGCGAGTGATGCGTCCGGTGCCGTGACTGGTGCTGTCCTTCCTATCGATGCAGGAATGACGGCAAAGTAATTCTAAAGCCGCCGGGCGAGATCTTCAGCGTCGTAATACGCCCGATCTAATTTACGCGGTGACACCGCGTCTCCGATCCGGTACACGTCGTCGTGGCCATTTGAGAGCTCCAAGTAAAGCGATTCATTTGCACTCCGTCGTCCCGCATACACTATGGTCTCCGGTTTTCGGGACTGGGTTGTGCCGGAATAGATGTGATGCATCGTTACTGTCCCGTCGTCTGTGATCTCATCCACTTCGTGATTCCCGATGAAATCGACCCCCTGTGCTTGGAGGCTGGCAACCATCGTCGGGAGGTTGGGCTGTTCGGTTCGGAAACCTGGATAGTGGTCTTCGGTGACTATTTCCAGATCAGTCCCCCGGCGGGCGAGTTCCAAGCCGACTTGCATGGTTATAATCCACCGATTCTCGTCGATCAGTAGTACCTCATCTGCCGTCTCTTCGCCCTGAAGAACATCGACGGCATCAACAACTTTTTCTTCGAAATCGTATCCTTCCTTCGTGGAAATCGGCGCGCCAGTTGCGACGACGATGGCGTCCCATTCATTTGAGATGTCTTTTGCACGCACCTCTTGCCCCGTTTCAACTGCTACTTCCGTTTCGATGAGGTCCGACTTGAGGTCTTCTAATGCACGTTCGATGGGTGAGAGTATTCCCTGTGCAGCGACCGTCAGTTGGCCACCAAGCTTGTCCTTTCTCTCTCGGAGCGTAACATTGTGTCCGCGTTGGGAGGCAACTGTTGCGAACCGCATTCCAGCAGGCCCCCCACCAACCACCAGAATGTTTTGTTTGTAATTGACTTCCGGGAGTGATTGAATCGGGTCAAGTTCCGCTTCCCTCCCTGTTCGGGGATTGATTACGCATTCCACGTGTCCGCCATGAGCGTCTGCAAACACTCCCTCAAGGCATTTCTGATTACACTTGATACACTGCTTTGGCCGAACTCCCTCCTGGAGCTTTTGAACCGTATTTTCGTCCGCAAGAAGTTGTCTGGTAAAACTCACCAGATCGGCACCAGCGTCGAGAAGATCTCTTGTTGAGTCTCCAGTCGTCAGCGGGGATCGGCCGATGAGTGGGACATCGACGATGTCCGAAACTGTTTCAATGCCAGATTCAAGGCCGGGGGAATCCATTCCAATTCCACTGTGCCCCTGTGTGTACGTCGAGGCGGTTCCGACAGTGACAGAGAGATAGTCAAATCCGTCAATCGCATTGAGTAGGTCCGGAATGTCTTCATACTCGTATCCACCATATTCCATCTCGGCCAACGAGAGGTGCAGTCCGACAGGTTCATCGACTGCTTTCGAGACTGTATCGAGTACTTCGGTCACGAACCGAGCCCGATTTTCCCATGAACCGCCATACTCGTCCTCGCGAACGTTGAACTTTGGTGAGAGGAATTGTCTGAGAATCGAATACGGGCCTGCAGCGAGCTCCACACCGTCAAATCCTGCGTTTGAAAGGTTTTTCGCCGCGGTCCCGAATGAGCGCTGGAGTCTTTCGATATCGTCGTGGCTCATCGGCGTCGGCATCTCGTAGGTTGAATCCGAGGCCACTGCAGAGGGTGCAAGTTGTGCTTGCATTTCCCAATCACCAGTCGCTTCAGCCCCGGGGTGTGTGAGTTGCCCGAAAACCTTTGCCCCCGATTCGTGAATCGTTCTGACAGTTTCCTCAAGTGCGGGGACAACATCCGTATCATACGCATCCACGAACCAAGGCCCGCTGGCAGACGAATCGACCAACATTTTGGCTGGACCGACCACCAGGCCGACCCCACCTCGAGCGCGAGCCGCCAGATGTTCATTGAGCTCCTCGGTCGGGTGCCCATTTTCGGCCAGATTTGTTCGAACCGCACGGAAGACCGCTCGATTGGATATGGGTGTCCCCACAATCTCGACCTCTTGCTGTAGGTCCATACAGTGCCATTGTGAACCGACCAACTTGAGTATTGAGGGTATTCTATTATTCGCCGGATCGGGCGCTGGTGACAAATTATAAGTATTTGCACCGGACTAACGTTAAATGATGTCAAAAGCAGCCCCTCAAACTGAAAGCTCGAAAACTGCCGACACTGAACCGCCGGAGATCGAAAGCGACCTGGTGAAAGAGGAACTCCGGATTGACGGGATTTGCGGAGTTTATTGAATGGGAAAGACCGTATCGAAGCCTGAGTACATCAAATATCGGCGCGAGGACGAGTATGGTCTCGTGTATGACCACGAAAATTACGGCTACGAGGATGCGACGCTGAGCACAGTCGACGAGCGCATCATTTCGTGTTTGGAGTATGTTGAGGATCGGTCAGCTATCGAGCTGGAAGCCCTCCAGGATGAATTTTCTCCTGAGGTAATCGAAGTCGCTCGAAAAAAGGGGTATATATATGTCACGTAGCCCGTTGCGCTCACCGGTCACGATCACGTGGGAAGTCACGTTTGGCTGTAATCTGCACTGTGATCATTGCCTCTCCGGGAGTGGCCCCGCACAGCAATCGTCTGACGAACTGTCTACTGCCGAGGCAAAGGAATTCATCGCGGAGTGTGACGAGATGGACATCTTCCAGGTGAATATTGGTGGGGGTGAGCCGTTTGTTAGACCGGACATCCTTGAACTCCTCGCTGATCTCACGGATCGGGGAATCTCTACTTGTGTGAGTACCAATGGAACACAGTTGGACGCGACCGTTTTGGATCGGCTGGAAGAGATGGACCCCTTATACCTGCAGGTGAGTCTGGACGGACTTCAGCCAGAAAACGACGCGTTACGTGGGGATGGTGTTTTTAATTCTGTTCTAGACACGCTTTCTGAACTTGCAGAACGAGATATTGGGACCACCGTGAATACGGTTGTCACGAGCCAAAACGTCCACGATTTGGACGAAATATACGAGCTAGCGGGGAGTTATGGAGCGGGTCTTCGCCTCAACCGGTTCCGCCCCAGCGGACGTGGTGAAGATGTCTGGGATAGGCTTCGACTGGACACTGATCAGATCACGTACCTGCATTCCTGGTTGAGCGATCACCCTGATGTTCGAACAGGCGACTCGTTCTTTTACCTGAACGCAATGGGTGAAGTTCGAAACGAGACTTTGAAAGAATGTGGAGCCGGGTCTATGACTTGCTTGGTCGATCCCGTTGGGGATGTGTACCCCTGTGCGTTCACTCAATGGCCGGAAGTAAAATCGGGCAACGTCATTTCGGACGGCTTCCAAACTGCATGGGACGAACTTACCTCTCTTGGGACCCACGTCGATGACCACGAAGGATGTCCAGCAGTTGCGATGGGTAGCAAGGACTCAGAAGGAGAGGATCCTCAACTACGCTCGATTTTGCACGGTGACTGACCCAAAATGTCACGAACGAGTGGCCAGTACCGTCTCCGGGACAGTGTTTCGATTCAGAATGGTCTTGTTTCTCGGTCTGGTCCTCTCGTTGTAACTCGGTTGAACGACTCTGCCCAGGATCTCCTCAAGACGGTTTCCACTGATGAGTTTCAGTCAGTAACGGCGATTGCTAGGGAAGGCGGGGTTTCAGCGGAATCGACTGGAGCACTACTCAGTGATCTTTACAATCGCGGCTTTCTCGAGTGGAGGCCCGCACGTGACCCAGAGTTTCAGCCACCCGTCTCGATCATCTTGACAGTACGAAACGAAGCAGACGCAATAGAGCCGGCTTTGGACGCTTTGGCCGATCTGAATTACCCTGAGTACGAGGTCGTCGTTGTTGATGACGGCTCCACAGACGACACACGGGAATTAATCCGATCACACTCTCTGACAGCGGATGGGAACTTGCGTCTCGTTCCTGTTGGATCTGACACGGAACCACTCGGCATCGGTGCGAGCCGAAACCGGGGTGTTTCGAGTGCGGCGAACGAGATCATCGCGTTCACGGATGCAGACTGTCGTCCGAATCGGGCGTGGCTATCGAATCTTGTTCCCGCTCTGGCCACTCATGATGTGGTCGGTGGACGTGTCCGCCCTACCGATACAGCACGGCCCATGCATGAGTATGAAGGGATCCACTCCTCTTTGGATATGGGTCCACGTGCGTCCCCAGTGGACCGAGAACAGTCGACACCCTACCTTCCAACTGCCAATCTTGTCGGCCACCGAGAGGTGTTTGAGAAAACCCCCTTCCCAGAACGAAACGTCGCCGAGGACGTTGGTGTTAGCTGGGACGCACTGGCGAATGGATTTGATCTGGTGTACGATCCAACTGGTGTTGTCGAGCACGACTACGGAGGAGTCACCAATTTTCTCGGACGACGTCTTTCTTACGGCGGTTCTGAAGCGCTTTTGGCCAAATTGTACGGCCACCCCGGCTCGGTGTCGCTGCCAGCGATCTCCTTGGTTGGTTTGGTATTGCTCGCGGTCTTGCCTGTGGTCAATTCTATGCTGAATATTGGTGCTTCTCTGGGCACATTTTTGGCAGCTATGACGGTTCTCGGTTTCGTCATCACGCCCACAAAACAGGCATTCACTTCAGTGATAACCGGGTCCATTCGTGTGTCTGCGGCTGTGGCTGGTCTCTTCCGTGGCTCACTTTCACGAGTCTACGGTTTCGCTCTCGAAGTTACGCGCTATTATTCGCTTCCCTTAGTCGCGCTTGGGATTTTAGCAGGTGTTGGCGGCTTAGAGTTTCTTGCCATTAGCTTACTTGCCATCCCGGGGATCTGTGTGGTGGTGGCTCTGGCTATAGATCTGTCCGTTAATCGGCCTTCAAGCCCTGTTCGATACTCCCTCTTGTACCTCGTTGACCATCTTACCTACCAGATTGGAGCCTACCGTGGTGCGGTGGAAAACCGTACTGTTGCCCATCTTCGCCCCTCGAGTCGGTTTTCTCTCACTCTGTAGTCGAAAGGTCGGTCGCTCGGCCAGTTCTTCGTGCAAGAAACAATACTCCCAGATGACCATTATCGGAACGGGGTTTCGATTTTGGGGCAACGAGGGCTCCATTGCCAATCCCTATATGCCTAAACCCAATTTTTATATTCCCCCGCGTATACTGGGTGTGTGTAGCAGTGTGATGGAACCGAATCACACACCGACCACCTAAAGACACAGAACGAGCACGAACTCTATGAGCCAGCTGTGTGGCCGCATGATCCACGCGGCAATCCCACGGCGAAAGATGGTTCAGCGGAGCACGTGCTGTGGTTAAATCAACATGCCAAATACACCAACCAAAAATTGGAGGCGAACGGTACACAGGAGGCGAACCGACAACGCAGTAGCTGGGCATCTGCAAACTAACTCGGAACCCAAAACCAATCGACGACACGCATGAAATTAATGGAGATTTTTGGTTTGGAAGGGGCTGAGTTTAATGAGAAAATGCTTTTCTTCCTCACTGCAGTTGGACTCGCTGTTCTGGGTGCAATTGGAATTTTGAGCCCGCAGTGGTTCAATGACATGATGATGGCGGGCTATGACTTTGTTCTCCATAACTTCGGCTGGTGGTTTATGGTACTGGGATTTGCGCTTCTGGCGTTTTCCGTGTTCATGACTTTCTCGAAGTACGGAAAAATTCGCATTGGCGGTCAGGATGCAGAACCTGAATTCGGCCTATTTGGATGGATCGCGATGGTATTTACTGTCGGATACAGTGGTTCGATCATCATTTGGGGTGTTGGGGAGCCTGCTTCGATCATGGCTGCTCCGCCCCCAGAGCCGTGGCCAGTGAGTGGCGCGCTTGAATCCATGTCGCTTTCGTTCATGTTTATCCACGAGATCTTCCCCGGGCTAGCGATGTGGTACCCTCCCTTCGCTCTCGCATTTGCCCTCACAATTTACAACCGGAACGTGGACCGATTCAAAATCAGTTCTATGCTCAAACCGCTCCTCGGAGACGGGGACCACAAGTACCTCTACTGGGTTGTGGACCTGGCCTCCCTAATCGCTATTGTAGGGGGAATTGCAGCGACGATGGGGTTCTCTGCCCAGACATTCGATGCGCTCATCAGTGATGTATTCAATATGCCAGGATCTTCCCTGACGTACATACTATTTGGATTAATCGGCTTGGTGTTCCTCGGAGACGTCTGGCTCGGACTTCACAAGGGCATCCAGAACGCTGCGAGAGCGACGGTGATTCTGGCGATGATTTCGGCCGGGTTCCTGTTGGTGGTGGGCCCAACCTTGTCCGCGATCAATATCGGGCTGGATGCAACTGGGATCTGGATCAACAACATGTTCCGACTTTCGTTCTTCACGGATCCCACCGCAGCTGGCGATTGGGGCCACTATTGGACCAGTTTCTGGTGGGCCTGGTGGGCAGCGTGGGGCATCTTTGTTGGCAGCTTTGTCGCCCGGGTCTCCAAGGGCCGAACTCTTCGAGAGACGTTTGTGAGTTTGGTCGCCATTCCCGGTGTCTTCCTGTGGATTCAGCACTCGATCATTGGCGGATGGGTTCTCTCCCCGGGTTATGTCGAACCGGTAACTGAGGCCGTTTCTTCCGGAGGAATTCCTGCTGCGATTGCCGAAGCAGTCAATCTCACCCCATATGGGTTGGTTTTGGCTGTTCTGTTCGTCCTCGTGATCACCGGGTATGTGATTACCTCCCTCGATTCGACTGTGTTTATCCTCTCTTCGATTACCCTTGGGACCGAAAATCCCAATGCTCGGAACCGGGCATGGTGGGGTGTTCTGCTCGCGTTCGTGGGTGTGATGACGATTGAACTCCCCCTGTTTAGCGCAATGCAGGCATTCCCAGTGATTTTGGCATTCCCGTTCACCGTCTTCCTTGTCGCGATAGCATTCTCCAGTTACGTTGCTGCCAGGGATTACTTCAGAGCTAATGTGCTGGAAGACGGGGAAGAGCATTCCAGCTTTATCACCCGCAAATCCGAACCACAACCGGCTCAAAAACAATCCCAGCCTGCACCGGACGACGATTAAATCGCGCCCAGCGGGCCAATTTCGAGGATCGTTTAATTTTAGTTTTGACTTTCCCTCCAAGGTCTACTGGGTTACAAGAGTGATAGATATAACTGCAAATACGAGCCCTGCAGCCTTTTTCATCCCAATGGGCTCTTTAAATATGAGAACGCCTAGGACGGCTGCGATGACGAAGTATAACCCGCTTATCGGAGTTACAACCGATGCATCTCCGGTTTTCAGTGCGGAATACATGGTTACTGCTCCGATAGCACTTGCTATTCCTGCTCCCAGTGCATACGTTACACCAGTCGGATCGAAATCGGCCGGATTCTGTGAGTTGTACAGGTAGTTTCCTAACAAAAAAACACTCGCCGATGCATATGTTACAAGTGTTGCCAAGTCCGACGAGATCGTTTCTGTGGAAATCTTTGCAAAAATTGCCCATCCGCCCCATGCCACCATTGTTACTACAGCAAGCCAAATTGCCGTCGTAGCCATGTTACAGAAAAATCCACACGGAATACTATAAGTGTTAG
Proteins encoded:
- a CDS encoding BCCT family transporter, whose translation is MKLMEIFGLEGAEFNEKMLFFLTAVGLAVLGAIGILSPQWFNDMMMAGYDFVLHNFGWWFMVLGFALLAFSVFMTFSKYGKIRIGGQDAEPEFGLFGWIAMVFTVGYSGSIIIWGVGEPASIMAAPPPEPWPVSGALESMSLSFMFIHEIFPGLAMWYPPFALAFALTIYNRNVDRFKISSMLKPLLGDGDHKYLYWVVDLASLIAIVGGIAATMGFSAQTFDALISDVFNMPGSSLTYILFGLIGLVFLGDVWLGLHKGIQNAARATVILAMISAGFLLVVGPTLSAINIGLDATGIWINNMFRLSFFTDPTAAGDWGHYWTSFWWAWWAAWGIFVGSFVARVSKGRTLRETFVSLVAIPGVFLWIQHSIIGGWVLSPGYVEPVTEAVSSGGIPAAIAEAVNLTPYGLVLAVLFVLVITGYVITSLDSTVFILSSITLGTENPNARNRAWWGVLLAFVGVMTIELPLFSAMQAFPVILAFPFTVFLVAIAFSSYVAARDYFRANVLEDGEEHSSFITRKSEPQPAQKQSQPAPDDD
- a CDS encoding EamA family transporter — translated: MATTAIWLAVVTMVAWGGWAIFAKISTETISSDLATLVTYASASVFLLGNYLYNSQNPADFDPTGVTYALGAGIASAIGAVTMYSALKTGDASVVTPISGLYFVIAAVLGVLIFKEPIGMKKAAGLVFAVISITLVTQ